Proteins co-encoded in one Salarias fasciatus chromosome 4, fSalaFa1.1, whole genome shotgun sequence genomic window:
- the spsb3a gene encoding SPRY domain-containing SOCS box protein 3a isoform X1, which yields MSRRSRNSRAWRYVWGGIRRDADARALVLAAESEDWNYDRLEFSDSDSEADFSTVMVPPVPSAVPVTGESYCGCDSQAESSYNPRLRGFHQVKDCHCGEDDQEFDWVWDTNSRSTATLLSCDNRKVNFHSEYSCGTAAIRGSKELAEGQHFWEIKMTSPVYGTDMMVGVGTSDVNLDKYRHTFCSLLGKDADSWGLSYTGLLHHKGDKMNFSSRFGQGSIIGVHLDTWHGTLTFFKNRKCIGVAATELQNKRFYPMVCSTAAKSSMKVIRSCSAPTSLLYLCCARLRQLLPDCIDTLDVLPLPPGLRHLLHNKLGWVLSLNGGTAEEALDVPERSERSPIPPLAGPSSSESDSEGCTSDPEACQRKRCRWT from the exons ATGTCCAGACGAAGCAGGAACAGTCGTGCGTGGCGATACGTCTGGGGTGGGATCCGGCGGGATGCTGATGCCCGGGCTCTCGTTTTGGCCGCTGAAAGTGAGGACTGGAACTATGACCGCCTAGAG TTCAGTGATTCCGATTCTGAGGCCGACTTTTCCACAGTGATGGTCCCTCCGGTCCCCAGCGCAGTGCCCGTCACCGGAGAGTCCTACTGTGGCTGTGATTCTCAGGCTGAGAGCAGCTACAACCCTCGCCTGCGAGGTTTTCACCAAGTTAAAGACTGCCACTGTGGCGAGGACGACCAAG AGTTTGACTGGGTTTGGGACACAAACAGCCGATCGACAGCAACATTATTGAGCTGCGACAATCGCAAAGTGAACTTCCACTCTGAATACAGCTGCGGCACCGCGGCCATCCGCGGCTCCAAGGAGCTCGCTGAGGGGCAGCACTTCTGGGAAATCAAGATGACGTCTCCAGTTTATGGCACAGACATG ATGGTCGGTGTTGGGACGTCGGATGTCAACTTAGACAAATACAGACATACGTTCTGCAGCCTTTTGGGTAAAGATGCTGACAGCTGGGGTCTTTCTTACACTG GTTTGTTGCACCATAAAGGCGACAAAATGAACTTTTCCTCCCGGTTTGGACAAGGGTCGATCATTGGGGTTCACCTGGACACGTGGCACGGGACTCTCACTTTCTTCAAAAATCGAAAGTGTATAG GTGTTGCTGCCACCGAGTTACAAAACAAAAGGTTCTATCCGATGGtgtgctccacggcggcgaagAGCAGCATGAAGGTGATCAGGTCCTGCTCTGCGCCCACCTCGCTGCTGTACCTCTGCTGCGCCCGTCTCCGCCAGCTGCTGCCGGACTGCATAGACACCCTGGACGTCTTGCCGTTGCCGCCGGGGCTGCGCCACCTGCTACACAACAAACTGGGTTGGGTGCTTAGTCTCAACGGCGGCACGGCAGAAGAAGCCCTGGACGTGCCCGAGCGGTCCGAGCGGTCGCCCATCCCGCCACTGGCCGGCCCGTCGTCCTCCGAGAGCGACTCCGAGGGCTGCACGTCGGACCCCGAAGCCTGTCAGAGGAAGAGATGCCGCTGGACGTGA
- the mrps34 gene encoding small ribosomal subunit protein mS34, protein MVKKKRVRFIAELARKIRAYRELKSRPSESQRYALDYETMKRPFSGKTLPVLAWQDVRRESRLFSILSGMRMFGVGRLFTRKSWLEDHSEPSYWKITKVKVDYTAENMDHGKAWGILTYKGQPESEVKEVDKVMYHDWRLIPKHMEQQFKDFEPLPDPPVRYVPFPPLLRAMILAQQSKAGGSAAVEEPSLPLQRDVLLSKDYFRQQEQEMKREDGTAV, encoded by the exons atggtgaagaagaagagagtcCGTTTCATCGCGGAGCTCGCTCGGAAGATCCGGGCGTACCGAGAGCTCAAGTCCCGGCCGTCGGAGTCCCAGAGGTACGCCCTGGATTACGAGACCATGAAGCGGCCCTTCAGCGGGAAGACGCTCCCCGTGTTGGCCTGGCAGGACGTCCGCAGGGAGAGCCGCCTCTTCTCCATCCTGTCCGGGATGAGGATGTTCGGGGTGGGCCGCCTCTTCACGCGGAAGTCGTGGCTGGAGGACCACTCGGAGCCCAGCTACTGGAAGATCACCAAGGTCAAAGTGGACTACACTGCAGAG aatatgGACCATGGGAAAGCATGGGGAATCCTGACATACAAAG GTCAACCAGAGAGCGAGGTGAAGGAAGTGGACAAGGTGATGTATCACGACTGGCGACTGATTCCCAAACACATGGAGCAACAGTTTAAAGACTTTGAGCCGCTTCCTGACCCGCCTGTGCGCTACGTccccttccctcctctcctccgggcCATGATTCTCGCCCAGCAGAGTAAAGCGGGAGGCAGCGCGGCCGTCGAGGAGCCGAGCTTGCCTTTACAGAGGGATGTTCTGCTCAGCAAAGACTATTTCCGCCAGCAGGAGCAAGAAATGAAGAGGGAAGATGGGACGGCGGTGTGA
- the nme3 gene encoding nucleoside diphosphate kinase 3 isoform X1, which produces MICLFLSLFAQVFQSGWTGQNERTFIAVKPDGVQRRLVGEIVRRFEKKGFKLVGLKLMKASEELLREHYWDLRSKPFFTGLITYMSSGPVVAMVWQGLGVVKTARKMMGETNPADSLPGTIRGDFCVEVGRNVIHGSDSVESAQKEISLWFRQNELSLWEPSSSQWLYN; this is translated from the exons ATGATCTGCCTGTTTCTGTCCTTGTTCGCTCAGGTCTTCCAGTCAG GATGGACGGGCCAGAATGAGCGCACCTTCATCGCCGTGAAACCAGATGGAGTCCAACGAAGACTGGTGGGCGAGATCGTGCGGCGTTTTGAGAAGAAAGGCTTCAAATTGGTGGGCCTCAAACTTATGAAG gCGTCTGAGGAACTCCTCAGGGAGCACTACTGGGACCTGAGGAGTAAGCCCTTCTTCACCGGCCTGATAACCTACATGAGCTCTGGTCCAGTTGTTGCTATG GTATGGCAGGGTTTGGGCGTGGTGAAGACTGCAAGGAAGATGATGGGTGAGACCAATCCTGCAGACTCACTGCCGGGAACCATCCGGGGAGACTTCTGTGTGGAGGTGGGCAG GAACGTGATCCACGGCAGCGACTCGGTGGAGAGCGCCCAGAAGGAGATCTCTCTGTGGTTTCGACAGAATGAGCTGAGCCTCTGGgagcccagcagcagccagtggCTCTACAACTGA
- the spsb3a gene encoding SPRY domain-containing SOCS box protein 3a isoform X2 — translation MVPPVPSAVPVTGESYCGCDSQAESSYNPRLRGFHQVKDCHCGEDDQEFDWVWDTNSRSTATLLSCDNRKVNFHSEYSCGTAAIRGSKELAEGQHFWEIKMTSPVYGTDMMVGVGTSDVNLDKYRHTFCSLLGKDADSWGLSYTGLLHHKGDKMNFSSRFGQGSIIGVHLDTWHGTLTFFKNRKCIGVAATELQNKRFYPMVCSTAAKSSMKVIRSCSAPTSLLYLCCARLRQLLPDCIDTLDVLPLPPGLRHLLHNKLGWVLSLNGGTAEEALDVPERSERSPIPPLAGPSSSESDSEGCTSDPEACQRKRCRWT, via the exons ATGGTCCCTCCGGTCCCCAGCGCAGTGCCCGTCACCGGAGAGTCCTACTGTGGCTGTGATTCTCAGGCTGAGAGCAGCTACAACCCTCGCCTGCGAGGTTTTCACCAAGTTAAAGACTGCCACTGTGGCGAGGACGACCAAG AGTTTGACTGGGTTTGGGACACAAACAGCCGATCGACAGCAACATTATTGAGCTGCGACAATCGCAAAGTGAACTTCCACTCTGAATACAGCTGCGGCACCGCGGCCATCCGCGGCTCCAAGGAGCTCGCTGAGGGGCAGCACTTCTGGGAAATCAAGATGACGTCTCCAGTTTATGGCACAGACATG ATGGTCGGTGTTGGGACGTCGGATGTCAACTTAGACAAATACAGACATACGTTCTGCAGCCTTTTGGGTAAAGATGCTGACAGCTGGGGTCTTTCTTACACTG GTTTGTTGCACCATAAAGGCGACAAAATGAACTTTTCCTCCCGGTTTGGACAAGGGTCGATCATTGGGGTTCACCTGGACACGTGGCACGGGACTCTCACTTTCTTCAAAAATCGAAAGTGTATAG GTGTTGCTGCCACCGAGTTACAAAACAAAAGGTTCTATCCGATGGtgtgctccacggcggcgaagAGCAGCATGAAGGTGATCAGGTCCTGCTCTGCGCCCACCTCGCTGCTGTACCTCTGCTGCGCCCGTCTCCGCCAGCTGCTGCCGGACTGCATAGACACCCTGGACGTCTTGCCGTTGCCGCCGGGGCTGCGCCACCTGCTACACAACAAACTGGGTTGGGTGCTTAGTCTCAACGGCGGCACGGCAGAAGAAGCCCTGGACGTGCCCGAGCGGTCCGAGCGGTCGCCCATCCCGCCACTGGCCGGCCCGTCGTCCTCCGAGAGCGACTCCGAGGGCTGCACGTCGGACCCCGAAGCCTGTCAGAGGAAGAGATGCCGCTGGACGTGA